The genomic stretch GCGCATCGAAACCGTCGAAGAACGCCGGCAGTTCCTGCTGAACCTGATCTGCTTCGCGTGCTGCATCGAAGGCCTGTTCTTCTTCGCGGCGTTCGCGTACGTGTATTACCTGCGTTCGCGCGGCCTGCTGCACGGGTTGGCGTCGGGCACCAACTGGGTGTTCCGCGACGAAAGCTGCCACATGGCGTTCGCGTTCGAAGTGATCCGCACCGCGCGCAGCGAGGAGCCGGAACTGTTCGACGACCAGCTGAAGGCGCAGGTCGTGCGGATGCTGGAGGAAGCCGTCGAGTGCGAGATGCAGTTCGCGCAGGACGTGCTGTCGGGTGGCGTCGCGGGCCTGTCGCCGAAGGACATGCGCCAGTACCTGCAGTACTGCGCGGACCAGCGCCTGGCGCAGCTGGGGCTTTCGAAACATTTCAACGCAAGCAACCCGTTCGCCTTCATGGACCTGCAGGACGTGCAGGAAGTGACGAACTTCTTCGAACGCCGCGTGTCGGCGTACCAGGTCGGCGTGGAAGGCGAAGTCGCGTTCGACGCGGCGTTCTGACGAACGGCGCGGCACGCGTCCGCGCTTTCCGACGAATGGCAAGGCGACAAGGTCACCTGTCGCGTCCGGTTTACGGCGGGCGCGACAGACTTACACTCCGCGCGCTTTCGACACCGGAGTTCGACCATGAACGCACGTACGCCCCTGGCCATCGCGCTGCTGTTCTGCGCGGCTGCAACCGTTTCCGCACAGACCCGTCCCGCAACGCCGCAGCCCAAACCGCAGGCGGCGCCCGCAACGCAATCCGCAGCCTCGCCTGCCGCCTCCATCGGAGCGGTCGCGCCCAACAACGTGATGCAGGCCGCGCTGGTGGTGATCGAACTGATCGACAACGGCAAGGTCGCGCAGGTGTGGCAGGGCGCGTCGCCTGTCGCCCGCGGCGCGTCCACCGAAAAGCAGTTCGTCGACGAGATCACGGGCAAGCGCAAAGCGCTGGGCGCGCCGGTCGCGCGCGAATGGACCAGCATTTCCAAGCAGATGGTCGCCTCCGGCGACAGCGTGCCGGCCGGTGCGTACGTCAGCGCGCGCTTCCAGACGCGGTTCTCGAACAACCAGGTC from Lysobacter auxotrophicus encodes the following:
- a CDS encoding ribonucleotide-diphosphate reductase subunit beta, producing the protein MSERTDARLLDPGFDLTLRPMRYPQFYEMYRDAIRNTWTVEEVDFSLDVNDLKHKLGPAERHLIERLVAFFATGDSIVANNLVLNLYQHINAPEARMYLSRQLYEEALHVQFYLTLLDTYLPDPVARAKAFAAVENIPSIRAKAEFCFKWIDSIQDLKRIETVEERRQFLLNLICFACCIEGLFFFAAFAYVYYLRSRGLLHGLASGTNWVFRDESCHMAFAFEVIRTARSEEPELFDDQLKAQVVRMLEEAVECEMQFAQDVLSGGVAGLSPKDMRQYLQYCADQRLAQLGLSKHFNASNPFAFMDLQDVQEVTNFFERRVSAYQVGVEGEVAFDAAF
- a CDS encoding DUF4019 domain-containing protein; its protein translation is MNARTPLAIALLFCAAATVSAQTRPATPQPKPQAAPATQSAASPAASIGAVAPNNVMQAALVVIELIDNGKVAQVWQGASPVARGASTEKQFVDEITGKRKALGAPVAREWTSISKQMVASGDSVPAGAYVSARFQTRFSNNQVAEELVSLHFDDDGNWRLAGYTIK